Part of the Notamacropus eugenii isolate mMacEug1 chromosome 5, mMacEug1.pri_v2, whole genome shotgun sequence genome is shown below.
TGTCACGCTCCTTAGCTGTCAGCAGGTAGGAAAGCTCTGAATATAATCTGTGTAAACCCCAATTACAACGATaagcaaatgaataaaattttatcatCCAACTAATAAATGACAGATTGAATTAATATCTTAGTTTCACAGAGAcacaaaaatgttcttaatttAAACTAGAACTGTAACTTCTTGTCAAACTCAGAAGACATAATGCTCCAAGAGGAAAGACTCTTACATATACATCTTTACATCTCCTCCATCCaacatcttaaaaacaaaacaagacaaaacaaaacaagacctTTCACTTCAAAATTTGACTTTATTGTTGCTCTGGGTGGGAAGTTTGCAATGCTTAAATAATAAAAGGTGTATATAGCATAAAATATTGGACTAAACATGAGTAACATAGATTAAGATACCACTCCTTTTGATTAACCTATTACCATTTGACTTGCTGTAAAGTTTTCATCTGAGAAGGAATTTAATTTCTCTCAAACAAGCCATCAGTTTGCTTCGCTCCTTTTTTTTATCTTGGaataaacatgcatacatacacacacactgataTTTCCATACTGTTTGcttagataaaatacaaatgtaaatttgtgttttatttggaatgatatatatgtatatatacacatgtaccaagtgcacacacatgtgcatacatgtacatatgagtggacacacgtgtatatatggaTGGAGAGGCAGATGATAACTTCATGTCTTCTGCAAGTGGATGTCTTTCTCAATCATCAAGGAGACATTTTGAATGCTGCCGCATCAACATTTTCATGAATGGTAGCCTTGGCATCTTCTAGACTCAGAATTCGACTTTTATACTTTTCATGCCAGTCATCCACAATGTACTGATGGTATGGGTCATTGGAGTGCTCCTGTCTCTTGGATTTCACTGTGCTCACCAGGATGGCCACAATAATGAAAGAGAACATACCAATCATCACCATGAGGTACAAGATGACATAGTAGAAATTTTCGGCATTGACCTTGGCCTGGAgagctgctgcttctgctgttgTGTTGCTGCGCCAGTTGTCCATATAAGTAACAAAGATCTTTTTGAAAGCATCTTCCAATGTTTGGGTTAAATTAGATAAAAGTGACATCTTCCCCACCAACTtctattggaaaaacaaaaggaattactgaagtttaaaaaaaggatcatttcaatttttaaaaatttctttctacCCATTTTGAACATATCTTTTTCAAGCTGACTTTCACTTCTTGAATCCGTCATACAAATGAAAATGTACGTATATGTGTGGGGTTCTCAGTAATTCAAAcaagggctttctttttttttttaaattaattgttaTGGTTACAGTTTGAGTTCTGAGttgtctccctcttttcctccctctcaacCCTCAATTAGAGGTCAATGTTTTATagctatacctatatctatataatgtgtatgtgtatgaaatCATACAGTAAATACTTTCATAatgtcaattctttctctggaggtggataatatcTTCTTAAGTCCTTTGTCACTGATTTGAATGTCCATATTACTCAGAATAgtttagtcattcacagttattgttactatatacaatgttctctcctttctgctcaattcactctgcattatttcatgtCAGTCTTTTCGtggttttctaaaatcaacctgtacatcatttcttactattcagtagtattctatcataatcatataccacaacatatGCAGTCATTCCCTGATCAATTAacttctcaatttccagttttttgtcactacaaagagagctgctataaatattttagaatatgtaagttcttttcctttttccttgatcaCCTTGGAAAACAGATGTAATAGTGATATTTCTGGAATAAAGGGTATTCCCAGTTTTATAAACCattaggcataattccagattactctccaaaatggttgatcagttcacagttctacctacagtgtattagtgtcccaatttttccacatcccctccatttgtcattttccccttctatcattttagccaatctgataggtatgagatggtatctcaaagttgttttaatttgcatttctctaatcaataatgatttagtgcatttttacatgactatacctttgatttcctctttcaaaacttcctgctcatatcctttgaccatttatcaattggagaatgactcatgttcttataaatttgactcagttctctatatatttaagatatGAGGTCTTTGAGAAACTATCTATAAAATTTTTGCccccattcttcttttctttccatcttggTTATATTGGTTTTACTTACACAAAATCTTTTgaatttaaagtaatcaaaattatccattttatgtgCCACAATGGTCTCTGTCTCTtgcttattcataaattcttctcctattcataaatctgacaggcaaTATATTCCacattcttcatttatttatggtTATCTCCTTTTCTAGATTGTATGTCCtttttgacctcatcttggtaaATGATGTAAAATATTGGTCTGTATCTAGtttttgccagactgctttccagttttctcagcaatttttatcaaataatgagttcCTAACCCAAAAGCTTAGATCTTCACATTTATCAAATGTAGGGTTGTTATAattatttactactgtgtattatatgcctactctattccactgatctatcattctgtttcttagccagaacAAGACAGTGTTGATAATTACCACCTTATTATACGGTTTAAGATTTAGTTCTGCTAgaccttcctttatattttttccccatgaatttctttgattttcttgatCTTTTGATCTTCCCAATGAATTTCGTTACTAAatcaataaaatacttttatgaTAGTTTAGGtagaatggcactgaataaataggtTAGTTTAGGTAGaacagtcatttttattatattggttcagtcCACCTATGAACAAATAATATTTCTTGAATGATTTAAATATGACTTCATttgaataaaaaatgttttacaattatgttcatatagttcctgggtttgtcttggcaggtatatacataggttttttttttatattgtctgtgttattttaaatgggatatttcttactatctcttcttgtagGATTTTTTTGGTGACATGTAGAAAAGCTAATGATTTATAtgagttcattttatatcctgctactttgctaaaattgttgtttcaattaatttttttctttgaatctctaggattttcaaAGGATAGCATCACTTCATTTGCAAAAAACAGatggttttatttccttattttgattccttcaatttctttttcttctcttattgctatagctagcatttctagtacagtattgaataatattaTTAGTTATAATTAATAAGATCTCATTTGTTTGCTTATGATGAGGATTTAAGTCCAGTAGTGAGGCCTGAGGCAGATCATGGGCTCATAAAGTTGTTAGGTACCTGCAGAAGTCATTCAGCTATTATACCCTGACCATTCCAAGCAGAAACATATTTGTatcagttttttggggggagggcgGGGAAGCAGATATTCTTTTCATTAAGCAGTGtatgaaagaaaaggataatGAGAGTTTGGTATGAACAATGTGAAAATAAGCCATCAAAATTACAGCAAGTGAATTTATTTATGATCCCCAATGACCAGAAAACTAATTAGAATACTAGAttgagaatcaggagacctggcttcTAGTCCTAATGATAGCACTGGCTAGGTGTGTggtattgggcaagtcacttaatatctctggacCTTGATTTCTTTGCTGGTAAAATCAGAGGATTAAGCCAGATTACTTCAAGCTATAAATTTGCAAAGATGACTGAAATGTCCATCTAATAAATTGACCAAAGAACAGATTTGGTAGCTAAGATTTCTGTaaggaataaacatttttcaCTTATAAGACTCTCTTTCCTATGTTCTTATTAAATGTGATCTTTAGGTGCTGCTATGTGTTTCTCTTCCAAAGAATACTCCTTCCacaatatttcctttaaaaataattatctagGAAAAGCCATTGTTTTCTTTAACCTGATATTCAAAGACCTCTCTTCTCCAATatgatctctctctccctcttccttctctcccttccttccttccttcctgtcttggGAAGGAGTTCTGCAGTTAAATAGAGGAGAGTGTACCAAAACATGTTTTCTGAACAATGCAGTAGGAAAATGCATTCTTTTTCCTGATAGGAACATAATTCACAGTCTAGTGAATAATATGTAGAATTCTTTAGTTCTATTACTGACTCTGCAGAGCCTGTTAGGAAAAGCATCTTAATCTCTCAAATGAGAATAATGGGAGCCTCATGGGAATTTCAGACATACCCAATCTAACATTCCTCAAGTCAATTCATGGACAAAGAACCATACTAGACGCTGCTGACACAATACAAATGCCAATAAtactactctcaaggagctcgcCTTCTAGGatttgggagaagggagggaatataATAAgtacataagaaattaaataaaacatatgCAAAGTAACTTCAAGAGGAATTCAGTGCTAATAACCAGAGTATTTGGAAAAGCCCTCATTTAAGAGGTAAAATGAACGGTGCTTTGAAGATTGCcaggtcttgagtcaggaagagttcaaatctggcctcagacactagctgtgtcatcctgggcaggtcacttaactttgtttgcttcagtttcttcatctgtaaaatgatctggaggagaaaatgaccaaaccactccaatatctttgctaagaaaaccccaaatgaggttacaaagaattggacgtgactgaaatgactgaacaacaaatatatgatgaggcagaggtgagaaggaaaaacattttaGATATAAGGAAGAACTTAGAAAAAGCAGAAATTTAGGAGGTAGGAtcctaaattttcagtgtgagcagtGGCACCTTGGAAATCAGTGAATACtccaaatcagagcttgattcattgttttgctgactttctagacttaaaaaaatgaTGGAAGATCGGtgaatgatgcagattaaacacAAAAGTTAACAATTAACAACACACCCTTAAATGTCTAGtttaagagagaaaatgaattatGAGGAGTAAGCTAGAATATATTAGCTGTTGTGGAAGTCCCTTAGGAGCCCCAGCTACACATTATTTTCCTTCTGTATTTTCCATTAGAAACCAGAGACAAAAGTTGGGGAAAAGTAAGGTTTAGCTATCCTAAAGGGTTGTGATTATTCACAAGCTCCAgtgagacttaaaaaaaaaagaatatttttatttttaatttatgaaataaaacaagcatttccaaaacatagtataaaaaagatgattttcaCATGAGactgcaaatctgttatatacaacttgctattcttcttaaatatataataaatttatcatgtaaatttctttttcacaCTTTTTCCTCCCCCCCTACGcgagagatggctaccattacacacacacacacacacacacacacacacacacacacacacacacacatgtttatattCCCTGCTCCTGCTCCTACATAATATGATGTGTAACCTTGAATGCAGCATTGAGGAAAATTAGATGACTTCTCTTCTTAACCAGGAGGTGAGTGTTCAGGAAGGGGAAGGGTGGTCAAGctacagaaaaatgaaagataggACCGAGAAAAAACAATTAGACTTAGCAACCAGGAGGTACAGCAGTAAGGAGGGAAGCCAGATTGCACAGATTTAATAAGAGGATGGGAGGTAAGAAAATGGAAACAACCAATGTAGATAACTCCTCAAAAGGCCCATCTCAAAAGAGTAAATTAAATGTTGGATGGGATGTGAAATAACAGGCATGCTATGCTTGTAGGTAGTGAAGAAGTGCCTGTAAGTAGGTGTGATGGAAAGTGTTTAAGGAAGGAATTCTTGGAATCAAGAATGCAAATGGAGGGCTAAACTTGGAAAGAAGCTCAAGAGTTACCATAGAGACTGGAGCAAAAGAGTtgaaaataggaatgataaaaGGTTTTGAGGTAC
Proteins encoded:
- the KCNE2 gene encoding potassium voltage-gated channel subfamily E member 2 — its product is MSLLSNLTQTLEDAFKKIFVTYMDNWRSNTTAEAAALQAKVNAENFYYVILYLMVMIGMFSFIIVAILVSTVKSKRQEHSNDPYHQYIVDDWHEKYKSRILSLEDAKATIHENVDAAAFKMSP